A genomic stretch from Deinococcus metalli includes:
- a CDS encoding ParA family protein — MNVLTFFNHAGGVGKSSSVRDIGFTLGQLGYRVLLIDADPQANLTDWLGVRAIERDGERREIELDDTLYPAVLGDDNEDLTLPEPIRVHGMDLIPGHLDVATIEPMLPGQLMGVLRLKEALKPLASRYDFVLIDPPPSLGQLSALAVIAADHVVVPVPASGKGLKGLQTANVMLSRFQKANPSLKLSLILVTQYNDTTNHSRESLSQMRAQFGHLAPISSPLTYRPALYPDSQLHGAPLPEFARRNPVSEEIMNVTRQLLDAIGVKPQGRPA; from the coding sequence ATGAACGTGCTGACCTTCTTCAACCATGCGGGCGGCGTTGGCAAATCCAGCTCCGTGCGTGATATCGGCTTCACGCTTGGGCAGCTCGGTTACCGGGTGCTCCTCATCGACGCCGACCCACAGGCGAACCTCACCGACTGGCTCGGCGTGAGGGCCATCGAGCGGGACGGAGAGCGGCGAGAGATCGAGTTGGATGACACGCTCTACCCGGCTGTGCTGGGCGATGACAACGAAGACCTGACGCTCCCAGAGCCCATCCGCGTGCATGGCATGGATCTGATCCCCGGCCACCTCGACGTGGCCACCATTGAGCCCATGCTGCCAGGCCAGCTGATGGGTGTCCTGCGCCTGAAGGAAGCCCTGAAACCGCTGGCCTCCCGCTACGATTTCGTGCTCATCGATCCTCCACCCAGCCTGGGACAGCTCAGCGCCCTGGCCGTGATCGCGGCTGACCACGTGGTCGTTCCCGTTCCGGCAAGCGGCAAGGGACTCAAGGGGCTGCAGACGGCCAACGTGATGTTGTCGCGCTTCCAGAAGGCCAACCCTTCCCTGAAACTGTCTCTAATTCTGGTTACGCAGTACAACGACACCACGAACCACAGCCGCGAGAGCCTGAGCCAGATGCGTGCCCAGTTCGGTCACCTCGCGCCGATTAGCAGTCCGCTGACCTACCGTCCGGCGTTGTACCCAGACTCCCAGCTTCACGGTGCTCCGCTTCCCGAGTTCGCGCGGCGCAATCCGGTCAGCGAGGAGATCATGAACGTCACGCGCCAATTGCTGGACGCTATCGGAGTGAAGCCACAGGGGAGACCTGCATGA
- a CDS encoding DUF5060 domain-containing protein: protein MRRQFLYSVLVTATLIGVIDHAGVVAAQRPPPIIPATPLNASTTAELTGLPATSAQFTRLDLRVVTDGRALNPYDPAHADLTLDVTLPSGTTLSVPAFWMVDYAADGTPADAGGWHVRFTPTEPGTYSMMPRIGAVRGRERTLTVTASDAPGFITRSRTSPRFFADSRGRTFIPIGPNIAWSTGNVLADYERWFDRLAASGGTYARVWMASWAFGIEWRDTGLGDYSARQRQAWLLDRVLELAQARGIHLELCLINHGAFSETTNPEWKDNPYNAANGGPLAKPGQFVTDARARALFRQRVRYIAARYAAFTSVFAWEWWNEENFTPIPEAELRPWLTEMSTYMKSLDPYGHPISTSFSGGAAAATWRDGSVDFAQAHLYTARDLSLELVSLARQFQESAPDKPVLLAELGFSAGSGGDPLLERIHFHTGLWAPLFVGFAGPGSYWWWDSLIDPQNFWPDYAPLAAFLKDSAIATLRPVTARSSRPDVTARVLRSDTYALAWLVSDVYSTSGVQRMQTDALLDGTFKEGEPPVFPQRRTDLSIRGLRDGPYTARWFDPQTGHWLAGQAVTVIGGGLTLPSPTFTRDLALRVDPR, encoded by the coding sequence ATGCGCCGACAGTTCCTGTACTCCGTGCTCGTGACCGCAACCCTGATCGGCGTCATAGATCATGCCGGTGTGGTCGCTGCGCAGCGGCCCCCGCCCATTATTCCTGCCACGCCGCTGAACGCCTCCACCACCGCGGAGCTCACGGGTCTGCCCGCGACATCGGCGCAGTTCACGCGGCTTGACCTGCGCGTGGTCACGGATGGGCGGGCCCTCAACCCCTACGATCCAGCACACGCTGACCTCACGCTGGACGTGACCCTGCCCTCCGGGACGACGCTGAGCGTCCCCGCCTTCTGGATGGTGGACTACGCGGCGGACGGCACACCTGCAGACGCGGGGGGCTGGCATGTACGCTTCACGCCGACCGAACCTGGCACGTATTCGATGATGCCCCGGATCGGAGCTGTGAGGGGCCGGGAGCGCACGCTGACGGTGACGGCCAGCGACGCGCCGGGCTTCATCACCCGCTCGCGCACCTCGCCGCGGTTCTTCGCGGATAGCCGGGGCCGCACGTTCATTCCCATCGGCCCGAACATTGCGTGGAGTACGGGGAATGTCCTGGCCGACTACGAGCGCTGGTTCGACCGGCTGGCGGCCAGCGGCGGCACTTACGCGCGGGTGTGGATGGCGTCGTGGGCCTTCGGCATCGAGTGGAGGGACACCGGCCTGGGCGACTACTCGGCGCGGCAACGGCAGGCGTGGCTGCTCGACCGGGTGCTCGAGCTGGCGCAGGCGCGTGGCATCCACCTCGAGCTGTGTCTGATCAACCACGGAGCGTTCAGCGAGACCACCAATCCCGAGTGGAAGGACAACCCGTACAACGCCGCTAATGGCGGCCCGCTGGCCAAGCCCGGCCAGTTCGTCACGGACGCCCGCGCCCGCGCGCTGTTTCGACAGCGCGTCCGCTACATTGCGGCCCGCTACGCTGCGTTCACGAGCGTGTTCGCGTGGGAATGGTGGAACGAGGAGAACTTCACCCCGATCCCCGAGGCCGAGTTGCGGCCGTGGCTGACCGAGATGAGTACCTATATGAAGTCCCTCGATCCCTACGGCCATCCGATCAGTACCAGCTTCAGCGGCGGCGCGGCCGCGGCGACGTGGCGGGACGGCAGCGTGGACTTCGCTCAGGCACACCTGTACACCGCGCGTGACCTCTCGCTCGAACTGGTATCACTGGCACGGCAATTTCAGGAGTCTGCGCCTGATAAGCCCGTACTGCTGGCCGAACTGGGCTTTTCCGCTGGGAGTGGCGGCGACCCGCTGCTGGAGAGAATCCATTTCCATACTGGGTTGTGGGCGCCGCTGTTCGTGGGTTTTGCTGGGCCAGGTTCTTACTGGTGGTGGGACTCGCTGATCGACCCTCAGAACTTCTGGCCGGACTACGCGCCCCTTGCCGCGTTCCTGAAGGACTCGGCCATTGCCACGCTGCGCCCCGTGACCGCCCGCAGCAGCCGACCGGACGTGACGGCGCGCGTGCTGCGTTCGGACACGTACGCGCTGGCATGGCTGGTCAGCGACGTGTACTCAACGAGTGGAGTGCAGCGCATGCAGACTGACGCTCTGCTGGACGGCACTTTCAAGGAGGGGGAGCCGCCTGTGTTCCCACAGCGGCGAACAGACCTCTCCATCCGCGGCCTGCGCGATGGCCCCTACACCGCCCGCTGGTTCGATCCGCAGACCGGGCACTGGCTGGCTGGTCAAGCGGTGACGGTCATCGGCGGCGGACTCACTCTTCCCTCGCCCACCTTCACGCGCGACTTGGCGCTGCGGGTCGATCCCCGGTAA
- a CDS encoding ParB/RepB/Spo0J family partition protein — MTRAKRSRADAFSSLLGALPVAGETGQTVEIDRIRVLPGQPRRVFDVEAMESLTESIREQGVLQPVLVRPASGGFELIAGERRLRAATAAGLTQIPVVIREVPDDDVLLVAALENLQRQDLNPLDEVEATVTILARELDVATEQVVPLLHAQRRKPHTETTDRIEQVFRRLGRGGWQSFTANKTGVLKFPTELLDLMRTGRLEYTRAAALAKVKDAERRHQLTQQALSDKLSVREINELAKPATLSPMPYQTIKGLIEPRRIEQLGKKDRARVDKLLRELEEILTSDAAFRS; from the coding sequence ATGACCAGAGCCAAACGAAGCCGCGCCGACGCCTTCTCATCGCTGCTGGGCGCGCTGCCAGTGGCAGGGGAGACCGGACAGACGGTGGAGATTGACCGGATCCGGGTGCTGCCGGGCCAACCGCGCCGTGTGTTCGATGTCGAGGCCATGGAGTCACTCACCGAGAGCATCCGCGAACAGGGCGTGTTGCAACCCGTGCTGGTACGCCCGGCGAGCGGCGGCTTCGAGCTGATTGCTGGCGAACGCCGCCTCCGGGCCGCGACAGCCGCAGGGTTGACACAGATTCCGGTCGTGATACGGGAGGTACCGGACGATGACGTGCTTCTGGTGGCGGCCCTGGAGAACCTACAGCGTCAGGATCTCAACCCTCTGGATGAGGTAGAGGCGACGGTGACGATCCTCGCCCGCGAGCTGGACGTGGCAACGGAGCAGGTCGTACCTCTCCTCCATGCTCAACGGCGGAAGCCTCATACGGAGACCACCGACCGCATAGAGCAGGTCTTCCGGCGCCTGGGTCGTGGGGGATGGCAGTCGTTCACAGCCAACAAGACGGGAGTCCTCAAATTTCCTACAGAACTCCTAGACCTGATGAGGACTGGGCGCCTGGAGTACACCCGTGCTGCGGCCCTGGCCAAGGTGAAAGACGCCGAGCGCCGTCATCAGCTCACACAGCAAGCACTCAGCGACAAGCTCAGCGTGCGTGAAATCAACGAGCTCGCCAAGCCGGCCACGCTAAGCCCAATGCCCTACCAGACGATCAAAGGCCTGATCGAGCCGCGACGCATTGAGCAGCTCGGCAAGAAAGACAGGGCACGCGTGGACAAACTGCTGCGCGAGCTGGAAGAGATCCTGACGTCGGACGCTGCATTTCGCTCATAA
- a CDS encoding carbohydrate ABC transporter permease — protein sequence MVGERPHPLLLWLLRLPFLALAVSVMIPYYWMATNAFKTIPEIIRNPPTWWIHTFTLDNFFNPDTVPGAARRSDEFQGVFQIFANTGFAQFYVNSVVITALTVTISLLLASLVAYVLVKHPFPGSQALFLVLLGSMMIPWEVTIIPNFLTVRDLGWINSYQALLFPGLAKAFAVFFFRQAILAIPDDLVDAARIDGAGELRIWWSIVLPMLRPALAAIAIPVMLGEWNNYLWPLLVINDDAHQTLPLALGKLAGNLTYDPRGAGPMMAASLLVSLPMVIIFLLFQRQFVQGLAAGATKG from the coding sequence ATGGTCGGCGAACGCCCCCATCCCCTGCTGCTGTGGCTCCTGCGCCTGCCGTTCCTGGCGCTGGCGGTCAGCGTGATGATCCCGTACTACTGGATGGCCACCAACGCCTTCAAAACCATTCCGGAGATCATCCGCAACCCGCCCACGTGGTGGATTCACACCTTCACGCTCGACAACTTCTTCAACCCCGACACGGTGCCGGGCGCCGCGCGCAGGAGTGACGAGTTCCAGGGTGTCTTCCAGATCTTCGCGAATACCGGTTTCGCGCAGTTCTACGTAAACAGCGTGGTGATCACGGCACTGACCGTCACCATCAGCCTGCTGCTGGCGTCGCTGGTCGCGTACGTGCTCGTCAAGCACCCCTTCCCCGGCTCGCAGGCGCTGTTCCTGGTGCTCCTGGGCAGCATGATGATTCCCTGGGAAGTCACGATCATCCCGAACTTCCTGACAGTCCGCGACCTCGGCTGGATCAACTCGTACCAGGCGCTGTTGTTCCCGGGGTTGGCGAAGGCCTTCGCGGTGTTCTTCTTCCGTCAGGCCATCCTGGCGATTCCGGACGACCTGGTGGACGCCGCCCGCATCGACGGCGCCGGCGAACTGCGGATCTGGTGGAGCATCGTGCTGCCCATGCTGCGCCCGGCGCTGGCCGCCATCGCCATTCCCGTGATGCTGGGCGAGTGGAACAACTACCTCTGGCCGCTGCTGGTGATCAATGACGACGCGCACCAGACGCTGCCACTCGCGCTGGGCAAGCTTGCCGGCAACCTCACCTACGATCCACGCGGTGCGGGTCCAATGATGGCCGCCTCGCTGCTGGTCTCGCTACCCATGGTGATCATCTTCCTGCTGTTCCAGCGCCAGTTCGTGCAGGGCCTGGCGGCCGGCGCCACCAAAGGCTAA
- a CDS encoding carbohydrate ABC transporter permease: MTKSPPTPALPAARPAAPRSAVGVRRFLRQHGTALTLLAPFLLLFAVFTLWPVLRSLYLSFTDYDAISDPKVVGLQNYQTLLGDPRFRKALANTAVYMLGTSLCSTVLGLMLALVFGGQRLFDQIMRACFFLPSVAGGVGLISVFKWLFSSEDFGLINSIRLWLHLDAVRFLGMPKYAVPVLIVLAVWGLMGYNMIMFVAGLRSIPHDIYEAAAIDGATPAQRFWRITLPLLRPVLLFVLVTSMIGAFQEFFSFYFLFSDTSNVGGILDSGLSLVVYLYDLGFRHLQMGMASALAWILFIMLFLLTALNLKLGRINDID, encoded by the coding sequence ATGACGAAATCCCCACCCACCCCGGCCCTGCCGGCCGCCCGCCCCGCCGCGCCCAGGAGCGCGGTGGGCGTGCGCCGGTTTCTGCGCCAGCACGGCACCGCTCTGACCCTGCTCGCTCCCTTCCTGCTGCTGTTCGCGGTGTTCACGCTGTGGCCGGTGCTGCGCTCGCTGTACCTGAGCTTCACGGACTACGACGCGATCAGCGACCCCAAAGTGGTGGGGCTGCAGAACTACCAGACGCTATTGGGAGACCCGCGCTTCCGCAAGGCCCTAGCAAACACGGCCGTGTACATGCTCGGCACGTCGCTGTGCAGCACGGTCCTGGGGCTGATGCTCGCCCTGGTGTTCGGCGGGCAGCGGCTGTTCGACCAGATCATGCGCGCGTGCTTCTTTCTGCCGTCCGTGGCGGGCGGGGTGGGGCTGATCAGCGTGTTCAAGTGGCTGTTCAGCAGCGAGGACTTCGGTCTGATCAACAGCATCCGGCTGTGGCTGCACCTAGACGCCGTGCGCTTCCTGGGCATGCCGAAGTACGCGGTCCCCGTGCTGATCGTGCTGGCCGTGTGGGGCCTGATGGGCTACAACATGATCATGTTCGTGGCGGGCCTGCGTTCGATCCCGCACGACATCTACGAGGCGGCCGCCATCGACGGGGCCACGCCGGCGCAGCGCTTCTGGCGGATCACCCTGCCGCTGCTACGGCCCGTGCTGCTGTTCGTCTTGGTCACCAGCATGATCGGCGCGTTCCAGGAATTCTTCTCGTTCTACTTCCTGTTCAGCGACACCTCCAACGTGGGCGGCATCCTGGACTCTGGCCTGTCGCTGGTCGTGTACCTCTACGACCTGGGCTTCCGGCACCTGCAGATGGGCATGGCGTCCGCCCTGGCGTGGATCCTGTTCATCATGCTGTTCCTGCTGACCGCCCTGAACCTCAAGCTCGGGCGCATCAACGACATCGACTGA
- a CDS encoding YncE family protein encodes MKRLMALLCMAAGAAHATDIYRYTHAGMLAPNVRNLAPRVYVPNGKDATVSVIDPASFSVISTFKVDQEPQHVVPSHALGALYVASDEGRQSLTPIDPLTGKPGTPIPTPDPYNLYFTPDGKYAIVVAENARRLDFLDARTMTPAFHLTVPCKGINHMDFSPDGQHVLAACEFSGDLLKIDLSARKITGELHIGGMPQDVRIAPDGAYYFVADMERDGVHVINATGPQPREVGFVHTGKGAHGLYPSRDATRLFVTNRDEGSISVMDFQTRHVVATWRIPGGGSPDMGSVSADGTQLWLSGRYSDEVYVFDTRSGRIMHRIRVGKGPHGLTYFPQPGRYSLGHTGNYR; translated from the coding sequence GTGAAACGGCTGATGGCCCTGCTGTGCATGGCGGCTGGCGCTGCTCACGCCACCGACATCTACCGCTACACGCACGCCGGCATGCTCGCCCCCAACGTGCGCAATCTGGCACCCCGCGTGTATGTCCCCAACGGCAAGGACGCGACCGTGAGCGTGATCGACCCGGCCAGCTTCTCCGTCATCTCGACCTTCAAGGTCGATCAGGAGCCCCAACATGTCGTGCCGTCCCACGCGCTGGGCGCGCTGTACGTGGCGAGCGACGAGGGCCGCCAGTCGCTGACCCCTATTGACCCGCTCACCGGCAAGCCCGGCACACCCATCCCGACTCCGGACCCGTACAACCTGTACTTCACGCCCGACGGCAAGTACGCCATAGTGGTCGCCGAGAATGCGCGTCGGCTCGATTTTCTCGACGCCAGGACCATGACGCCGGCCTTCCACCTCACGGTACCGTGCAAGGGCATCAACCACATGGATTTCAGTCCGGACGGTCAGCATGTGCTGGCTGCCTGCGAGTTCAGCGGCGACCTCCTCAAAATCGACCTGTCGGCGCGGAAGATCACGGGCGAGCTTCACATCGGCGGCATGCCACAGGACGTGCGGATCGCCCCTGACGGCGCATACTACTTCGTGGCCGACATGGAGCGGGACGGCGTGCACGTCATCAACGCCACCGGCCCGCAGCCGCGCGAGGTGGGCTTCGTGCACACCGGAAAGGGTGCCCACGGCCTGTACCCGAGCCGGGATGCCACCCGCCTATTTGTCACGAACCGCGATGAGGGCTCGATCAGCGTGATGGACTTCCAGACCCGGCACGTGGTCGCCACCTGGCGCATTCCTGGCGGAGGAAGCCCGGACATGGGCAGTGTGTCCGCTGATGGCACACAACTGTGGCTGTCCGGCCGTTACAGCGACGAGGTGTACGTGTTCGACACCCGCAGCGGCAGGATCATGCATCGTATCCGCGTGGGCAAAGGGCCACACGGTCTGACGTACTTCCCTCAGCCCGGCAGATACTCCCTTGGCCACACCGGCAACTACCGCTGA
- the cydB gene encoding cytochrome d ubiquinol oxidase subunit II, with protein sequence MTLDLPTVWFILTAAVFTIYFFLDGFDFGVGMLQPFLARNEAQRRALISTVGPFWAANEVWVILAASAIFAAFPLWYGALLSGLYPLFTLILLAMIGRGVAFEYRAEVDHVRWRTFWDVTAFITNVLPAFLWGVIMANLVRGLPLGVDAHLQGNPLVAFDVFSVLGGLATLSLFVLHGATFLLLRLDTGSVLYARARRAALSWGAVATVLVLSFVVMGFVRVNLFKTLGFAEWLFPAAAAVNLGLIWLALTLRRDGLAFTATALTIVFSTATIFVSLFPNVLPSTLNAQYTLTVQGSASEPYTLRLLSWVGVVFLPLIIAYQAWSYYVFRQRIRDQDEAIPGGAND encoded by the coding sequence GTGACCCTCGACCTCCCGACCGTGTGGTTCATCCTGACAGCCGCCGTGTTCACCATCTACTTCTTCCTGGACGGCTTCGACTTCGGGGTGGGCATGCTGCAACCCTTCCTGGCCCGCAACGAGGCCCAGCGCCGCGCCTTGATCAGCACCGTGGGGCCGTTCTGGGCAGCGAACGAGGTGTGGGTGATCCTGGCGGCCAGCGCGATCTTCGCGGCCTTCCCGCTGTGGTACGGCGCCCTGCTGAGCGGCCTGTATCCCCTGTTCACCCTGATCCTGCTCGCCATGATCGGCCGCGGCGTCGCCTTCGAGTACCGCGCCGAGGTGGACCACGTCCGCTGGCGCACCTTCTGGGACGTCACGGCCTTCATCACCAATGTCCTGCCCGCCTTCCTGTGGGGCGTGATCATGGCCAATCTGGTGCGCGGCCTGCCGCTGGGAGTGGATGCCCACCTGCAGGGAAACCCGCTGGTCGCCTTTGACGTATTCAGCGTGCTGGGCGGCCTCGCTACGCTCAGTCTGTTCGTCCTGCACGGCGCGACGTTCCTGCTGCTGCGGCTCGACACCGGCAGCGTCCTGTACGCGCGGGCCCGGCGTGCGGCGCTGTCATGGGGCGCCGTGGCGACGGTGCTGGTGCTGTCTTTCGTGGTGATGGGCTTTGTGCGGGTCAACCTGTTCAAGACCCTCGGATTTGCCGAGTGGCTGTTTCCCGCCGCCGCTGCCGTGAACCTCGGCCTGATCTGGCTCGCCCTTACCCTCCGGCGCGATGGGCTGGCCTTCACCGCCACGGCCCTGACCATCGTATTCTCCACCGCCACCATCTTCGTCAGTCTGTTTCCGAACGTCCTGCCCAGCACCCTGAACGCCCAGTACACCCTCACGGTCCAGGGCAGCGCGAGCGAACCGTACACCCTGCGGCTGCTGAGCTGGGTGGGTGTGGTCTTCCTGCCGCTGATCATCGCGTACCAGGCGTGGAGCTACTACGTATTCCGGCAGCGCATCCGCGACCAGGACGAGGCCATTCCCGGCGGAGCAAACGACTGA